The Pagrus major chromosome 10, Pma_NU_1.0 genome contains a region encoding:
- the LOC141003790 gene encoding uncharacterized protein codes for MFENSAPYSRLLFVFALVCAAVIPFVMCSDDARGSPISTQVDNGVQHNVPRHVYTPYSHHLFTALPLPETGLHAGTRSETDTSRNYKEALSIIHHQSNPPRFSYQNVPDNRHSREGTTGAQSEVRSANSIFTGQSFERRQSEVNHHPFSRGVGQSGNSYYSPPVIVRKSSHNASPFHQSSRPSQVWDLKDAQKSSNKERLPGNNPPKVAEDETVWQPSRSSLFSSQAGRYWSTSPPTSRWHYSGYEETNELAAVGLLSTSRGVQSSKFFGLASQTAPRAPSISKSFDTSVIKGNPSPEKLAPSITDFSQGLHSASSSKTPRYRKVQSYLFKDSQASSDGREKVNTATGDGHRAFPTTPHKQTPTDAQVYGRFSSNFKQSKTGEPTKEVQHLSNYANPLYHNAYMAQYGAHTDSFTKYQHTTPETLAQMSVHPAPGTDNPMQSFLPRPHADFQGNYAPGSGKSVVSSLVNTTTRGSMTAYKPGQTTKSIYGFRGFKNAPLRAVKEPSILSSDGSNERTNSQRYSFDKGKFKIANIHPSLSAKYSFGQRKVSTTPAKLERTPTDYSSPPSGTLDLVQTTPRPFPSRFKEARPLMPESDAGLDSNPDRRQYRIHKRIYGLKGFGTRPLEGAKSSVSEAEKSTRVQQGFEGFRHRGSQIWQHRWYNKTKPGSSRVSTMSPTEQNSEDLQSPLKAVGSAEAVTRFTPDKYKNTHKIYTHLGFHPVQKRIGNATTQTHWKYREQNPATASASHRISSAYPRSAGGIQSEPRPPNKTKPFAMKPSPLNSSTSSTVRGKRVRGKYTSVKELNGSTSLTNGAGNVPIVRLLKRPARVKAVMYTDILGSASFSGVRGITQTPITPADKDNFPNTSTRMKEKEAPGDWTLNSEDAVLSRENKSRGPEDEVDFSSVEMNKSGVRNEGDDSDMKTSDLFLDNEGSGSGGFDMSDVFSADPTKTQGVGEDLLELDYLRISTGNISFKSTKLSPTEK; via the coding sequence GCAGTCCCATATCAACCCAAGTGGACAATGGAGTGCAACACAATGTCCCGAGACATGTGTACACCCCATACAGTCATCATCTGTTTACTGCTCTGCCATTACCCGAAACTGGACTCCACGCTGGAACTCGCAGTGAAACTGATACAAGCAGGAATTATAAAGAGGCCTTGTCAATCATTCACCATCAATCAAACCCTCCACGGTTTAGTTATCAAAACGTCCCAGATAACAGACACTCCCGAGAGGGAACAACTGGAGCGCAGAGTGAAGTGAGGTCAGCAAACAGCATTTTCACCGGACAAAGCTTTGAGAGACGGCAATCCGAAGTAAATCACCACCCATTCTCTCGAGGAGTAGGGCAAAGTGGAAATTCCTATTATTCACCCCCAGTGATCGTTAGGAAATCATCTCACAATGCCAGTCCCTTTCATCAGAGCTCTCGTCCATCTCAAGTCTGGGACCTCAAAGATGCTCAAAAATCCTCCAACAAAGAAAGACTTCCTGGAAATAACCCTCCAAAGGTGGCTGAAGATGAAACAGTCTGGCAACCCTCTcgctcttctcttttttcatccCAGGCTGGTAGATATTGGAGTACTTCACCGCCAACTTCAAGATGGCATTACAGTGGCTATGAAGAGACAAATGAGCTTGCTGCGGTCGGGCTGCTGAGCACATCTCGCGGGGTTCAATCAAGCAAATTTTTCGGCTTAGCGAGTCAAACTGCCCCTCGTGCGCCATCAATCAGCAAAAGCTTCGACACCTCTGTTATTAAAGGCAATCCAAGCCCAGAAAAACTGGCACCATCCATCACAGATTTCTCCCAGGGGTTGCACTCTGCGAGCAGCAGCAAGACACCGAGATACAGAAAGGTCCAGTCGTATCTGTTCAAGGACTCCCAGGCCTCTTCTGATGGACGTGAGAAAGTTAATACAGCCACTGGTGATGGACACAGGGCTTTTCCCACAACACCTCATAAGCAAACTCCCACTGATGCTCAAGTTTACGGCAGGTTTTCTTCCAATTTTAAACAATCAAAGACAGGAGAGCCAACCAAGGAAGTGCAACATCTCTCTAACTATGCCAATCCACTGTATCATAACGCATATATGGCCCAGTATGGGGCTCACACAGATAGTTTTACCAAATATCAACACACTACCCCAGAAACTCTTGCTCAAATGTCAGTACATCCTGCTCCAGGGACAGACAACCCCATGCAAAGTTTCCTCCCCAGACCTCATGCAGATTTCCAGGGTAACTATGCCCCTGGCAGTGGGAAATCTGTTGTAAGTAGCCTGGTTAATACGACCACAAGAGGATCTATGACTGCATACAAACCTGGGCAAACCACTAAAAGCATCTATGGCTTCAGAGGATTCAAAAATGCTCCGTTGAGAGCTGTGAAGGAGCCATCTATCCTCTCCTCCGATGGCTCTAATGAAAGGACCAACTCTCAACGATACAGCTTCGACAAAGGGAAGTTTAAAATCGCAAACATACACCCATCTTTGTCAGCAAAGTATAGTTTTGGCCAGAGAAAGGTGTCTACTACACCAGCAAAACTTGAGAGGACACCCACAGATTATTCCTCACCGCCTTCTGGCACTTTAGATCTTGTCCAAACCACTCCAAGGCCGTTCCCATCGAGATTTAAGGAAGCCAGGCCTCTGATGCCTGAAAGTGATGCGGGTCTGGACAGCAATCCAGATCGCAGGCAGTACAGAATCCACAAAAGGATTTATGGTCTCAAAGGATTTGGCACTCGACCACTCGAGGGAGCCAAATCTTCAGTTAGTGAAGCAGAGAAGTCTACCAGAGTCCAGCAGGGTTTTGAAGGATTTAGACATAGAGGCTCACAGATCTGGCAACACAGGTggtacaataaaacaaaaccaggTAGCAGCCGTGTATCCACAATGAGTCCAACTGAACAAAACAGTGAAGACCTGCAATCACCGTTGAAGGCGGTGGGAAGCGCTGAAGCAGTCACCAGATTTACAcctgacaaatacaaaaatacccACAAAATCTATACCCATCTGGGATTTCACCCTGTCCAAAAGAGAATTGGAAATGCTACAACTCAAACACACTGGAAGTACAGAGAACAAAATCCAGCTACAGCATCTGCAAGTCACAGAATCTCCTCAGCTTATCCCAGATCAGCAGGAGGTATACAATCTGAGCCAAGACCACCCAACAAAACCAAACCTTTTGCAATGAAGCCGAGCCCACTCAACAGTTCCACCAGCAGCACAGTGAGAGGCAAACGTGTAAGAGGAAAATACACTTCTGTCAAAGAGCTCAATGGATCTACCTCCCTAACTAATGGTGCTGGAAATGTACCCATAGTCAGGCTGCTCAAGCGGCCTGCCAGAGTCAAAGCTGTCATGTACACTGATATTCTGGGAAGTGCTTCGTTCAGTGGTGTCAGAGGTATAACCCAGACACCAATCACACCGGCTGATAAGGATAATTTTCCAAACACTTCAACAAGGATGAAGGAAAAAGAAGCTCCGGGTGATTGGACCTTGAACTCTGAGGACGCTGTGCTtagcagagaaaacaagagcaGAGGTCCTGAAGATGAGGTCGATTTTAGTAGTGTTGAGATGAACAAGTCGGGTGTTAGAAATGAAGGAGATGACAGTGATATGAAAACATCTGACTTATTCCTGGATAATGAAGGCAGTGGAAGTGGGGGATTTGATatgtctgatgttttttcaGCTGATCCCACAAAGACTCAGGGAGTTGGTGAAGATTTGTTAGAATTAGATTATCTACGTATATCAACAGGGAACATCTCCTTCAAGTCAACAAAACTATCCCCAACGGAGAAATGA